ATTTATTGTGGAAGCAAAGGATGAGCCGAAATATGATAAAGAATATGTTTACATCTTCAGTGATTGGAACAGTAAATCTGCAAAAGGCGAAGGCAGCCATGAATTAGGACACCCAATGACCATAATGGATAATGATATTACTACCATAAATAACAGGGTTGTTAAAGGGGATAATCCGATTATACTTGATATAAAAAAGGGTGAAAGGGTTAGACTGCGGTTTGCTAACATCGGACATCTGCCGCATAAACTCAAATTCTCAAAAACCTTTCTTGTAACCCATGAGGATGGCTATCCTGCCCCAAATCCACAAAAGCAGGATTCCCTTACCATATATTCTGGCAAGAGATTTGATCTGATTGTAACTATAGATAAGACAGGAAAATATATATTTTCTCACAGTATAACCATGCCTGAAAGCGCAGCACAGAAGTTGGCTGAACCCGATTCAGGCAAACATGCTGCCCATAATAACCATACTGCAAATACTAAACATTCTAATAACATTATCAAAAGCAAAGAAGTTCCTGTTGTTGTGATAGATGTAAGAAAGTGAGTAGGTAGGAAGGGCTTTGCCCTTCATTTATACAAGGTTGGGTCAATCACAGAAGAACCGTATATCAGGAGAAATTTATGATTCATAAGAGATTTCATTTATCAGTATGGGCATACACCATTATTATGCTTATCTGTTTTTTCTCTATCTCCTACGCAGGTTTAAGGGGTATGCCCGATGGTAAACCAAGGGTAGAGGTAGGTGATAAAGCGCCTTTAGAAACCGCTGACCTTAAAAAGGCGCATGAAGATGGGAAGGTAATCCTTCTGATGTTCGGCAACCCTGACCACTGCATCTATTGTGAAAAGGTCTGGGCAAACATCAGGGATATTTTGCCGCAATATGAAAAAGATGTCGCTGCATTCCTCAAGACCCATCGGGCATCCAAATTCTGGGGACCTGAAAATGAGGCTGTGAAATTAGGAGAAAGATACGGAGTTATAGGCGAACCATGGTTGTTTGTGATTGATAAAAAGGGGATTGTAAGGCATATATTTATGGGCTTTGCCGGAAAGACAGAGATTGAAAATGAGGTTAAAAAGGCAGTTGAAATAAGAAATACAAGGTAGAAAAATATCTTGACAGGAAACTTAAAATAGGACAAATGAGGTCTTAAGTGTTCAGATTGAGCAGGGCATCAGAATACGCCATAAGAGGTATATTGTATCTATCCAGCAAGCCTGAGTTTGAGGTATGTTGCATTGAAGAGGTGGCAAAGGCACAGGATGTGCCGTCTGCATATCTTTCAAAGCTATTTCAGTCACTGGTAAAAAAAGGGTATATGCGTTCGTTCAGAGGCACAGGAGGCGGTTTTGCACTGGCAAAAAATCCAAAAGATATAACCCTTCTGGAAATAATAGAGATAATAGAGGGCGGGATGTTTTTAAATGATTGTATGATCCGTGAAGGGTATTGCAGGAAAGATGCTTCATGCCATGTTCATAATGTATGGAAGACTGCACAGCAAAGGTTTCTTGATTATCTCAGACAATGTAACTTTGAACAACTGTCCGCCACATCATCAAACAAAGATTGAGACCTTTG
This genomic window from Deltaproteobacteria bacterium contains:
- a CDS encoding multicopper oxidase domain-containing protein; its protein translation is MKKTITNYELRITNLNLKSKIFLFCLLSAVCCLLPSQVVAETREFELTVTDGEVELNGTKFMVWKYNDTFPGPEIRVKEGDVVKVKLMNKSSAKHGLFFHGLHVNPRVSLQEQEIIVDPGYEYTYGEFVAGPPGTHLYHCSYNMAEHLSRGLYGAFIVEAKDEPKYDKEYVYIFSDWNSKSAKGEGSHELGHPMTIMDNDITTINNRVVKGDNPIILDIKKGERVRLRFANIGHLPHKLKFSKTFLVTHEDGYPAPNPQKQDSLTIYSGKRFDLIVTIDKTGKYIFSHSITMPESAAQKLAEPDSGKHAAHNNHTANTKHSNNIIKSKEVPVVVIDVRK
- a CDS encoding thioredoxin family protein, with the protein product MIHKRFHLSVWAYTIIMLICFFSISYAGLRGMPDGKPRVEVGDKAPLETADLKKAHEDGKVILLMFGNPDHCIYCEKVWANIRDILPQYEKDVAAFLKTHRASKFWGPENEAVKLGERYGVIGEPWLFVIDKKGIVRHIFMGFAGKTEIENEVKKAVEIRNTR
- a CDS encoding Rrf2 family transcriptional regulator, which codes for MFRLSRASEYAIRGILYLSSKPEFEVCCIEEVAKAQDVPSAYLSKLFQSLVKKGYMRSFRGTGGGFALAKNPKDITLLEIIEIIEGGMFLNDCMIREGYCRKDASCHVHNVWKTAQQRFLDYLRQCNFEQLSATSSNKD